A genomic segment from Chloroflexota bacterium encodes:
- a CDS encoding beta-galactosidase, with translation MPRALTARAGRPTMPSARNCLADPSGERVVQQGVDVSSDNQFGIPGVPFPVGVEYYRAPVPKPELWDDDFARIRAGGMRIIRTFNYWNHLEPRPGQYETDDIDLLFDLAHKHDLRVWLDLPLATHGACPEWLTREHYDMRVVSYRNHVSLTSASPAYPQGSQIHCYDHPAWREYGEKLLRYMIGRYKDHPALLVWGLWDGIALSAAWSKTSDGLPCYCPSTLARYDAWLKERFTLDELNARVHRRYRRWEDVQPPRSNQNVVEMLLYKQFHYENLAGHLQWVMDVANDVDPVHEKRSHGAWYPRPQDTACAPVADSWGMSMSSNNLLTSEDPYKLSERAFGYDWSRSIGKNGRWWNEEIYSGMSRGGVTWRKQSAPEEPTMLLWMCLASGGAGAMYWQYRPEYFSFESPGYNLIALDGQPTARWQSTTEALCQMAGMEDHLPLRCGTADVAVVYHGESQELFSYNDEDDRYLDDLRGVHRTLWANGIPVDIVSPGMDWSPYRLIFLTNAALMTDELRQRIEQTLDDNPDVQLVADGSFGLYQPDGQSSYGPPEGFSERFGVRVADFNAITEQDIAEGRNVLQVAAGAISISTPCGYAVHEPKNGATAIASLEGETVAVRSADGRFTWWGLSLSAGFGNAGHPDLVLPPVREAAIEAPLAIEDSGVVPVVRGSAKSGDVAFLFNLERSSATVTVRPTRGPNTVRNLLTKTEIPLNDGAFEITIPAWKHAVVHLALEGSR, from the coding sequence ATGCCTCGCGCCTTGACGGCCCGCGCCGGCCGCCCCACCATGCCAAGCGCGCGGAATTGCCTCGCCGACCCATCCGGCGAACGCGTCGTCCAGCAAGGGGTTGACGTGTCCAGCGACAACCAGTTCGGCATTCCTGGCGTCCCATTTCCTGTCGGCGTGGAGTACTACCGCGCGCCCGTTCCCAAGCCCGAGCTGTGGGACGACGACTTTGCCCGCATTCGCGCCGGCGGCATGCGGATCATCCGCACCTTTAACTATTGGAACCATCTCGAACCTCGCCCAGGCCAATACGAGACCGACGACATCGACCTGCTCTTCGATCTGGCGCACAAGCACGACTTGCGGGTGTGGCTCGACCTCCCGCTGGCCACGCACGGCGCCTGCCCGGAGTGGTTGACGCGCGAGCACTACGACATGCGCGTGGTCAGCTACCGCAACCACGTCTCGCTGACCAGCGCCAGCCCGGCCTATCCGCAGGGCAGCCAGATTCACTGCTACGACCATCCGGCGTGGCGCGAATACGGCGAAAAGCTCTTGCGCTACATGATCGGACGATACAAGGACCACCCGGCCCTGCTGGTGTGGGGCCTTTGGGACGGCATCGCGCTCTCGGCGGCGTGGAGCAAGACCTCCGACGGCCTCCCGTGCTATTGCCCCAGCACGCTGGCCCGCTACGACGCCTGGCTGAAAGAGCGCTTCACGCTCGACGAGCTAAACGCGCGTGTGCACCGCCGCTATCGCCGCTGGGAAGACGTGCAGCCGCCGCGCTCGAACCAAAACGTCGTCGAAATGCTGCTGTACAAGCAATTCCACTACGAGAACCTGGCCGGCCATCTCCAGTGGGTCATGGACGTCGCCAACGACGTGGACCCGGTGCATGAAAAGCGCTCGCACGGCGCCTGGTATCCGCGCCCGCAGGACACCGCGTGCGCGCCGGTGGCCGACAGCTGGGGCATGTCCATGTCGTCCAACAATCTGCTGACCTCCGAAGATCCCTACAAGCTGTCGGAGCGGGCTTTCGGCTACGACTGGTCACGCAGCATTGGCAAGAACGGTCGCTGGTGGAACGAAGAGATCTACTCGGGCATGTCGCGCGGCGGCGTCACCTGGCGCAAGCAATCGGCGCCCGAGGAACCCACCATGCTGCTGTGGATGTGCCTGGCCTCGGGCGGCGCGGGCGCCATGTACTGGCAATATCGCCCCGAGTACTTCAGTTTCGAGTCCCCGGGCTACAACCTGATTGCTCTGGACGGGCAACCCACCGCCCGCTGGCAATCCACCACCGAGGCCCTATGCCAAATGGCCGGCATGGAGGACCACCTGCCGCTCAGGTGCGGTACCGCGGACGTTGCCGTCGTCTACCACGGCGAGTCCCAAGAGCTCTTTAGCTACAACGACGAAGACGACCGCTATCTGGACGACCTGCGCGGCGTCCACCGCACGCTCTGGGCCAACGGCATTCCGGTCGACATCGTGTCTCCCGGCATGGACTGGTCGCCCTACCGGCTGATCTTCCTGACCAACGCAGCGCTCATGACCGACGAGCTGCGCCAACGCATCGAGCAGACACTAGACGACAACCCCGACGTGCAGCTCGTGGCGGATGGGAGCTTTGGGCTCTACCAACCCGATGGGCAGTCGTCCTACGGGCCGCCGGAGGGATTCTCCGAACGTTTCGGCGTGCGGGTGGCGGACTTCAACGCCATCACCGAGCAGGACATCGCCGAAGGTCGAAACGTGCTCCAAGTGGCGGCTGGAGCAATCTCGATCAGCACGCCGTGCGGCTATGCCGTCCACGAGCCCAAGAACGGCGCAACGGCTATCGCCTCGCTGGAAGGCGAAACGGTGGCCGTGCGCAGCGCCGACGGGCGGTTCACCTGGTGGGGACTGTCGCTGTCAGCCGGCTTCGGCAACGCGGGCCACCCGGACCTGGTACTCCCGCCCGTGCGCGAGGCCGCCATCGAAGCGCCGCTGGCGATCGAGGACTCGGGCGTCGTGCCTGTGGTCCGCGGATCGGCCAAGAGCGGGGACGTGGCCTTTCTCTTCAATCTCGAGCGCTCCTCGGCCACCGTCACCGTCCGCCCCACGCGCGGCCCCAACACCGTGCGCAACCTGCTCACGAAGACCGAGATTCCACTCAACGACGGCGCATTCGAGATCACGATCCCGGCTTGGAAGCACGCGGTGGTGCACCTGGCGTTGGAAGGATCGCGGTGA
- a CDS encoding RidA family protein has product MSPESRLAALGIELPDLPPPLPDAPYIPAVVTGDLVWVSGHSPGGDWRPGQVGTDYTVAEAKQAARAAGIGLLAAARWAVGSLDRIDRVVRMLGHVNAAPGMDQASEVVNGCSELMLEVFGPEGRGVRSAVGVGTMPRNVPLSVEAVFQLRR; this is encoded by the coding sequence ATGTCGCCTGAAAGCCGTCTTGCCGCTTTGGGGATCGAATTGCCGGACCTGCCGCCGCCGCTGCCGGACGCGCCCTACATCCCAGCCGTCGTCACGGGCGATCTGGTGTGGGTCTCGGGCCACTCGCCGGGAGGGGACTGGCGTCCGGGACAGGTGGGCACGGACTACACGGTCGCGGAAGCCAAGCAGGCGGCGCGGGCGGCGGGCATCGGATTGCTGGCCGCCGCGCGCTGGGCGGTCGGCTCGCTCGATCGCATCGATCGGGTCGTGCGCATGCTGGGTCACGTGAACGCCGCGCCGGGCATGGACCAGGCCAGCGAAGTCGTCAACGGCTGCTCGGAGCTCATGCTCGAGGTGTTTGGCCCCGAAGGCCGGGGCGTTCGCTCGGCGGTGGGCGTGGGCACCATGCCGCGCAACGTCCCGCTGTCCGTCGAGGCGGTGTTTCAGCTCAGGCGCTAG
- a CDS encoding PH domain-containing protein, translating into MKSESFDHPGATGKTLRDAEFEGGVIPYYRLLISLYFAITIVGIPLIPFWLIFSLWYAPEYHRRLSARLTSQAIEIRKGVFNRRESTIPLNRVTDLRLHDGPIMRRFKVRGLRVETAGQSGQYASSEGDLVGVVDAEEFRNAILMQRQRVLGAEPDEDAPTPATGTTELLTEIRDILARMESKE; encoded by the coding sequence GTGAAATCAGAATCGTTCGACCACCCCGGAGCCACCGGCAAGACGCTGCGCGACGCGGAGTTCGAGGGCGGGGTCATTCCCTACTACCGGTTGCTGATCTCACTGTATTTCGCCATCACGATCGTCGGGATCCCGCTGATCCCGTTTTGGCTGATCTTCAGCCTCTGGTACGCCCCGGAGTATCACCGGCGCCTGTCGGCCCGCCTGACCTCACAGGCCATCGAGATTCGGAAGGGCGTGTTCAATCGCCGTGAATCCACTATCCCGCTCAACCGGGTCACCGACCTGCGTCTACACGACGGCCCGATCATGCGCCGCTTCAAGGTGCGCGGCTTGCGAGTGGAAACCGCGGGCCAGTCCGGGCAGTACGCCAGCAGCGAGGGAGATTTGGTTGGCGTAGTCGACGCCGAGGAGTTTCGCAATGCGATTCTCATGCAGCGTCAACGAGTGCTGGGGGCTGAGCCGGACGAAGACGCGCCCACGCCGGCCACGGGAACCACCGAATTGCTCACCGAGATTCGTGACATCCTGGCGCGGATGGAGTCCAAGGAGTAG
- a CDS encoding sulfatase has product MQRPNVLIVTTHDTGRFVEPYGVATVETPNLNRLAAEGVRFDAYTTAPQCSPSRASLTTGRYPHANGTMGLTHGEHRWDLDSRERTIPQILRTAGYRSGHWGVEHAARDPRRIGNDVYDESPDVASIIAGVAAFIDADPERPFVVQIGLTETHRVSDHGFGGAPFDARGITVPAYLRDAPGTRADLADFQGCVNRADAHLGQILKALEERELLDGTLVLFVSDHGIAFPRAKCTLYDPGVEISLIARLPGTPLTGGAAPDGMASIMDVVPTLIELTGAEAPSYLHGASLLPLAAGASPGHAELFVEKTYHSYYDPMRGIRTDGWKYIRNFEAGLGVEVPADVAGGGAYRDLVGRLEPSVHAPAELYDLELDPNERSNLAGHAEYARIEAELEAKLAQWMHETRDPLLDGPVASPFYRRAVHGLLG; this is encoded by the coding sequence ATGCAGCGTCCAAATGTCCTGATCGTCACCACCCACGACACGGGACGGTTTGTTGAGCCATATGGCGTCGCAACCGTGGAGACGCCAAATCTCAATCGTCTGGCGGCTGAAGGGGTGCGGTTCGATGCCTACACCACGGCGCCGCAGTGCTCGCCGAGCCGGGCGAGCCTCACGACCGGCCGCTATCCCCACGCCAACGGCACCATGGGTCTCACCCACGGCGAGCATCGCTGGGACCTGGATTCCCGCGAGCGCACCATCCCGCAGATCCTGCGCACGGCCGGCTACCGCAGCGGCCATTGGGGCGTGGAGCACGCCGCGCGCGATCCCCGGCGCATCGGCAATGACGTGTACGACGAGAGTCCCGACGTTGCGTCGATCATTGCCGGGGTGGCCGCGTTCATCGACGCCGATCCCGAGCGTCCCTTCGTGGTGCAGATTGGCCTTACCGAGACTCACCGTGTGAGCGATCACGGCTTCGGCGGCGCGCCGTTCGACGCCAGGGGGATCACCGTGCCCGCCTACCTGCGGGATGCGCCGGGCACGCGCGCCGACCTGGCCGACTTTCAAGGCTGCGTCAATCGAGCCGACGCGCACCTCGGCCAAATCCTCAAGGCGCTGGAAGAGCGCGAGTTGCTGGATGGGACCCTGGTGCTTTTCGTGAGCGACCACGGCATCGCCTTCCCCCGCGCCAAGTGCACGCTCTACGATCCGGGCGTCGAAATCTCGCTGATCGCGCGGCTGCCGGGAACTCCGCTGACCGGCGGGGCTGCTCCTGACGGCATGGCCAGCATCATGGATGTCGTGCCAACGCTGATTGAGCTGACTGGCGCGGAGGCCCCGTCCTATCTGCACGGCGCCTCGCTGCTGCCGCTGGCTGCCGGCGCGTCCCCGGGTCATGCCGAGCTGTTCGTCGAGAAGACCTACCACAGCTACTACGACCCCATGCGCGGCATCCGAACCGATGGCTGGAAATACATCCGAAACTTCGAGGCCGGGCTGGGTGTCGAGGTGCCGGCTGACGTTGCGGGGGGAGGCGCCTATCGTGACCTGGTCGGCCGATTGGAGCCGTCGGTGCATGCGCCCGCTGAGCTGTACGACCTTGAATTGGATCCCAATGAACGGTCCAACCTGGCCGGCCACGCGGAATACGCACGCATCGAGGCCGAGCTGGAAGCCAAGCTGGCGCAATGGATGCACGAGACGCGCGACCCGCTGCTTGACGGCCCGGTGGCGTCACCCTTCTATCGCAGGGCTGTGCACGGACTGTTGGGCTAG
- a CDS encoding SOS response-associated peptidase, with the protein MCARYSRHSDPQVLADFFKSAPLEPAVAPPPNFNVAPTQQSLVVLDEPRRLEVMRWGLIPAWARDARFGARTINARAETVADKPAFRAAFRARRCLVPADGFYEWTGPRNRRQPHYIHRADGHPLALAGLWEWHAEFGLSFTIITTAPSTWMSAVHSRMPAILEPGDWDAWLSPGDDDPGWQAALLRPAAENVLRRHPVSRDVNTVASSGPELIQPITAPESQASSDRDSQPTLFGDRGDH; encoded by the coding sequence GTGTGCGCAAGGTATAGCCGTCACTCGGATCCTCAGGTCCTCGCGGACTTCTTCAAGTCCGCGCCGCTCGAGCCGGCGGTTGCGCCGCCGCCGAACTTCAACGTTGCGCCCACCCAGCAGTCGCTGGTGGTGTTGGATGAGCCTCGTCGACTGGAGGTCATGCGCTGGGGGCTCATTCCCGCGTGGGCCAGGGACGCGAGATTTGGCGCGCGCACCATCAATGCGCGCGCCGAGACGGTGGCAGACAAACCGGCCTTCCGAGCCGCGTTTCGCGCGCGTCGCTGCCTCGTGCCGGCTGACGGCTTCTACGAATGGACGGGGCCTCGCAATCGGCGTCAACCGCACTACATTCACCGTGCCGACGGCCATCCGCTGGCATTGGCCGGTCTGTGGGAGTGGCACGCCGAGTTCGGCCTGTCGTTCACGATCATCACCACGGCGCCCAGCACCTGGATGTCGGCCGTTCACAGCCGCATGCCGGCGATCCTCGAGCCGGGCGACTGGGATGCCTGGCTTTCGCCCGGCGATGACGACCCGGGGTGGCAGGCGGCCCTGTTGCGTCCGGCGGCGGAGAACGTGCTGCGGAGGCACCCGGTCAGCCGCGACGTCAACACCGTGGCCAGCAGCGGACCCGAGCTGATCCAGCCAATCACCGCTCCGGAGTCGCAGGCATCGTCCGACCGGGACTCACAGCCGACCCTCTTTGGAGATCGAGGAGACCATTGA
- a CDS encoding phytanoyl-CoA dioxygenase family protein: MPDLQSELAEHGYVIIRRTIPPERLNGLRATFEILVERQFDRWRRERDAAGQWPDSYFARQPRILIQRVVDASTAAAVELCLEEGTLGVSRRLMQAPHAAPTLMSLMCNPSEDHGPDRWHRDIRPASLAPLAGLQHDARANGPAYVQWNLPLYDDSVLWVVPGSHWRVNTDEENDILARDPSVPLPGGIPVELNAGDAVVYLNTMLHWGSDYSARLRRTIHLGYRAFGAAIYPHAHAFNWDLDFTSRLSADTRRQFKSFFELHANERRVIEAVLRAALERDADEFQRQLAILHPGAEGRMVALVLLSKLVLRLAGLARTDRAGFDRRKDIADAFSAGEIESIERRFAGLDAALRAPDDHVVPGFQDGPAGYAHNDMPAGFGVDEFIGSWGVAA, from the coding sequence ATGCCTGATCTCCAGTCTGAGCTTGCCGAGCATGGCTACGTGATCATCAGGCGAACGATTCCGCCCGAACGACTGAACGGGCTCCGGGCAACCTTTGAGATCCTGGTCGAGCGGCAATTCGACCGATGGCGGCGCGAACGGGACGCGGCGGGCCAGTGGCCGGACAGCTACTTTGCCCGTCAGCCGCGGATCCTGATTCAGCGCGTGGTCGACGCGTCAACCGCCGCAGCGGTGGAGCTTTGCCTGGAGGAGGGCACGCTCGGCGTGAGCCGCCGGCTGATGCAGGCGCCGCACGCCGCGCCGACGCTGATGTCGCTGATGTGCAACCCCTCGGAGGACCACGGACCGGATCGCTGGCACCGCGATATCCGACCGGCGTCGCTTGCTCCGCTGGCCGGTCTGCAGCACGACGCGCGAGCCAATGGCCCGGCGTACGTGCAGTGGAACCTTCCACTCTACGACGACTCGGTGCTGTGGGTGGTGCCCGGCAGCCACTGGCGCGTGAATACCGACGAGGAGAACGACATCCTGGCGCGAGATCCGTCGGTGCCCCTGCCCGGCGGAATCCCCGTGGAGCTGAACGCAGGCGACGCCGTGGTCTATCTCAACACGATGCTGCACTGGGGCAGCGACTACAGCGCCAGGCTGCGCCGCACGATTCATCTCGGCTATCGAGCGTTTGGCGCCGCCATCTATCCGCACGCCCACGCGTTCAACTGGGACTTGGACTTCACGAGCCGCCTTTCCGCCGACACGCGCCGCCAGTTCAAGTCCTTTTTCGAGCTGCATGCCAACGAGCGGCGGGTGATCGAAGCGGTGCTTCGCGCGGCGCTCGAGCGGGATGCCGACGAGTTCCAGCGACAGTTGGCGATCCTGCATCCGGGTGCCGAGGGTCGCATGGTGGCCCTGGTGCTGCTGTCCAAGCTCGTCTTACGCCTCGCCGGCCTGGCCCGGACCGATCGTGCCGGATTTGATCGGCGCAAGGACATTGCGGATGCCTTTTCCGCCGGTGAGATCGAGTCGATTGAGCGCCGGTTCGCCGGGCTCGACGCCGCGCTGCGCGCACCAGACGACCACGTCGTGCCGGGCTTCCAGGACGGCCCGGCGGGCTACGCACACAACGACATGCCGGCGGGATTCGGCGTCGACGAGTTCATCGGCAGCTGGGGCGTGGCCGCCTAG
- a CDS encoding phytanoyl-CoA dioxygenase family protein — MTPEQILSHPPRVLTQAQRESYFEKGYLLVENVVPDEWIERLRDVTNDFVERSREVTESDAVWDLEPDHTAENPRLRRLTSPVEQHAAYWEFASDSIVADVAADIVGPDVKFHHSKLNFKWAEGGEEVKWHQDVQFWPHTNYSPATIGTLLYDCGPDQGPLGGLPGSHNGPLFDLYNDDGTWNGALSDADAASLDLENVEYMTGPAGSLTIHNCRTVHGSPPNQSDTGRPLLLYAYSSADAFTYTYNPIMSSYYGTVVRGKPARYAHHDPRPCQIPPDWSGGYQSLFATQQGEDEDVAPGM, encoded by the coding sequence ATGACGCCAGAGCAAATCCTCTCCCATCCGCCGCGCGTGCTGACCCAGGCTCAGCGCGAGTCGTATTTCGAGAAGGGCTATCTCCTCGTCGAGAACGTCGTGCCCGACGAGTGGATCGAGCGGCTGCGCGACGTCACGAACGATTTCGTCGAGCGGAGCCGCGAAGTCACGGAATCCGACGCCGTGTGGGACCTGGAGCCCGACCACACCGCCGAGAATCCCCGCCTCCGCCGCCTGACAAGCCCCGTCGAGCAACACGCCGCGTATTGGGAGTTCGCCTCGGACTCCATCGTGGCCGACGTGGCGGCGGACATTGTCGGGCCCGACGTGAAGTTTCACCACTCGAAGCTGAACTTCAAATGGGCGGAGGGCGGCGAAGAGGTGAAGTGGCACCAGGACGTGCAGTTCTGGCCGCACACGAACTACTCGCCGGCGACGATCGGCACCTTGCTCTACGACTGCGGTCCCGATCAAGGACCGCTGGGCGGCCTGCCGGGCAGCCACAACGGCCCGCTCTTCGACCTCTACAACGACGACGGGACCTGGAACGGCGCGCTTTCCGACGCCGACGCGGCCAGCCTGGACCTCGAGAACGTCGAATACATGACCGGACCGGCGGGTTCACTGACCATCCACAACTGTCGCACCGTCCACGGATCGCCGCCGAACCAATCGGACACCGGGCGGCCGCTGCTGCTCTATGCCTATTCCTCCGCCGACGCCTTCACCTACACCTACAATCCGATTATGTCGAGTTACTACGGCACAGTCGTGCGCGGCAAGCCGGCCCGATATGCCCACCACGATCCGCGTCCGTGCCAAATTCCTCCAGACTGGTCAGGGGGCTATCAATCCCTCTTCGCGACGCAGCAAGGCGAGGACGAGGACGTAGCTCCCGGCATGTAG
- a CDS encoding GyrI-like domain-containing protein yields the protein MTTNGSTTSDITLQHVSSQPTLVVRFNFGGRDVGELMGHALDAVQEYLTRAQMSPVGPPFTRYLAMTDEVKRAETGFPVEWAIEGGDLVVASQLPAGRVARMIHTGPYENLMDAHNSMVDWIRDRGLTPAGGPIEIYLNDPFDVEDPSEFQTEIIWPVE from the coding sequence ATGACTACAAACGGCTCGACAACTAGCGACATCACGCTCCAGCACGTCTCGTCTCAACCAACCCTCGTCGTGCGCTTCAACTTCGGCGGGCGTGACGTGGGCGAGCTGATGGGGCACGCCTTGGACGCGGTGCAGGAGTATCTGACGCGCGCTCAGATGAGCCCCGTGGGCCCGCCATTCACCCGCTATCTGGCGATGACTGACGAGGTCAAGCGCGCCGAGACCGGGTTTCCCGTGGAGTGGGCAATCGAAGGCGGTGACCTGGTCGTCGCCAGCCAGCTTCCCGCCGGACGAGTGGCTCGCATGATCCACACGGGGCCGTACGAGAATCTGATGGACGCGCACAACTCGATGGTGGATTGGATCCGGGATCGCGGCCTCACGCCGGCGGGCGGTCCCATCGAGATCTACCTCAACGATCCCTTCGATGTCGAGGATCCTTCGGAGTTTCAGACCGAGATCATTTGGCCCGTTGAGTGA
- a CDS encoding Gfo/Idh/MocA family oxidoreductase, translating into MTPSDELAIGIIGAGSIGTRHYSNLEFIPGNRVVAVCDADDAQATKLASRAGASTYPSVDAMFDAERGLDAVLICVPPGIRRQVFERAAERDVAVFCEKPPADSLEHAQTVAHIVRDSGIVCMAGFNMRYLPPVQRMRELLAGRTVSLVLCTYLSAPALTGGFRPWFFDKARSGGPLLDQAIHYADLMRYLVGEITSVHAFGSNVARPKGPGFTVEDTAVSTIQFDSGAVGYQVHSWAAPWGYTKFEFNGPDFHLELEPAGNAPGVFGTVGDPKGEGTVVHDAFPRAPSLGRDGSRKPGAPLDAPPDFMHYQEMVTFLDAVRTGDTSGILSTYADGMRTLAVVLAMNRSIDSGQVEPVVVPAV; encoded by the coding sequence ATGACGCCATCCGACGAACTCGCCATCGGCATCATTGGCGCCGGCAGCATCGGCACCCGCCACTACTCGAACCTGGAGTTCATTCCCGGCAATCGCGTCGTCGCCGTGTGTGATGCCGACGACGCCCAGGCCACCAAGCTGGCAAGCCGGGCCGGCGCCAGCACCTATCCGTCGGTCGACGCCATGTTCGACGCGGAGCGCGGGCTGGATGCCGTGCTCATCTGCGTGCCGCCGGGGATCCGACGCCAAGTGTTCGAGCGGGCGGCCGAGCGAGACGTAGCCGTATTCTGTGAGAAGCCGCCCGCGGACTCCCTGGAGCACGCGCAGACCGTGGCCCACATCGTGCGCGACAGCGGCATCGTGTGCATGGCCGGATTCAACATGCGCTACTTGCCGCCGGTTCAGCGAATGCGCGAGCTGCTCGCCGGCCGGACGGTAAGCCTTGTGCTGTGCACCTATCTCAGCGCCCCGGCGCTCACGGGCGGTTTCCGCCCGTGGTTTTTTGACAAAGCCCGTTCTGGCGGCCCCTTGCTGGACCAAGCCATCCATTACGCCGATCTCATGCGCTATCTCGTCGGTGAGATCACGAGTGTCCACGCGTTCGGCAGCAACGTGGCGCGCCCCAAGGGTCCTGGCTTTACGGTCGAGGACACCGCCGTCAGCACGATCCAGTTCGACTCCGGCGCGGTGGGCTACCAGGTGCATTCATGGGCGGCGCCCTGGGGGTACACCAAGTTCGAGTTCAATGGCCCGGATTTCCACCTGGAGCTGGAACCCGCCGGAAACGCACCGGGCGTGTTCGGCACCGTCGGCGATCCGAAGGGTGAAGGAACCGTCGTCCACGACGCGTTTCCCCGTGCTCCAAGCCTGGGCCGCGACGGCTCGCGGAAACCCGGCGCGCCACTCGACGCACCGCCCGACTTCATGCACTACCAGGAGATGGTTACGTTCCTGGACGCGGTCCGCACGGGCGACACCTCCGGCATCCTGAGCACATATGCCGACGGCATGCGCACGTTGGCGGTGGTGCTGGCCATGAATCGCTCGATCGATTCTGGCCAGGTCGAACCCGTGGTGGTGCCCGCCGTCTAA
- a CDS encoding sugar phosphate isomerase/epimerase, whose amino-acid sequence MKIAYGTYAMPKHTLEDAIPILANIGYDGVEICTGPRHVGSLPEAMTPSRRAAIRGLLADHDMGVPASFATALHVHETEAAKHAANFEFARELNGLVRDFVPDREPVLAFGIGGRDFEWLKIRDSLAEAGREYGELAEREGFHLAIEAHSGAAVDRTTRALWLIEQIGHERVKLHFDMVHFFLAGETVEEAVPALVPITGHTHVTDTRVYDDGSLDLLLLGQGDLDTTGYVRAMHEAGWDDFITLEVSGMVWNKPAYLPVAAAEFAYATLDGAFREAGVPRG is encoded by the coding sequence ATGAAGATCGCCTACGGAACCTACGCCATGCCGAAGCACACGCTCGAAGACGCCATTCCGATCCTGGCGAACATCGGCTACGACGGCGTCGAGATTTGCACTGGGCCGCGCCACGTCGGTTCGTTGCCGGAGGCGATGACTCCGAGCCGACGCGCGGCCATTCGTGGATTGCTCGCCGATCACGACATGGGCGTGCCGGCCTCGTTCGCCACGGCTCTTCACGTGCATGAAACAGAGGCCGCCAAGCATGCCGCGAACTTCGAATTTGCCCGCGAGCTCAATGGCCTGGTGCGAGACTTCGTGCCGGACCGCGAGCCGGTATTGGCATTCGGGATCGGCGGGCGGGACTTCGAATGGCTCAAGATCCGCGACTCGCTGGCCGAGGCGGGCCGGGAGTATGGGGAGCTCGCCGAGCGAGAGGGCTTTCACCTCGCAATCGAGGCCCACTCCGGAGCCGCCGTCGACCGCACCACCCGCGCGCTGTGGCTGATCGAGCAGATCGGCCACGAGCGCGTCAAACTGCACTTCGACATGGTGCACTTCTTTCTCGCCGGCGAGACGGTCGAGGAGGCGGTTCCGGCGCTGGTGCCGATCACCGGGCATACCCACGTCACCGACACGCGCGTCTACGACGACGGCAGCCTCGACCTGCTGCTGCTCGGCCAAGGCGACTTGGACACCACCGGCTATGTGCGGGCCATGCATGAGGCCGGGTGGGACGACTTCATCACCCTGGAGGTGAGTGGCATGGTCTGGAACAAGCCGGCCTACCTCCCCGTGGCCGCCGCCGAGTTCGCCTATGCCACCCTGGACGGCGCATTTCGCGAAGCCGGCGTGCCTCGCGGATAG